Proteins co-encoded in one Malus sylvestris chromosome 9, drMalSylv7.2, whole genome shotgun sequence genomic window:
- the LOC126634167 gene encoding calcium-dependent protein kinase 24-like — protein MGSCVCTPAKAGFHHRRRDIIKPLPQSSVHDSSPRRSFVAPVPHHSTIIWVLDKTAGNDIFGKYQFGNELGRGEFGITYRCVHRETGEAFACKTISKSKLKTEIDVEDVRREAEIMRRLPKHPNIVCFKEAYEDREAVYLVMELCEGGELFDRIVAKGHYTERAAATVTRTILEICQVCHKHGVIHRDLKPENFLFADGSENAELKAIDFGLSIFFEPGQRFNEIVGSPYYMAPEVLRRNYGPEVDVWSSGVILYILLCGVPPFWAETEEGIAQAIVRGTIDFERETWKNVSEEAKELVRSMLDPNPCNRLKVEEVLDHPWIRNANQVPNVPLGENVTLRIKQFSLMNKFKKKVLRVVADNLPEDQIDGIRQIFEMMDIDNNGNLTFEELRDGLVKIGHNVADPDVQMLLDAADADGNGTLSCDEFVMVSVHLKKIDSDEFLHQAFGYFDKNNSGYIEFDELREALLDDKLGPDNEQVIQDIIFDVDLDKDGRIGFEEFKAMMKTGMDWKMASRQYSRALLNVLSRKLLKDESLQAN, from the exons ATGGGAAGCTGCGTATGCACACCTGCGAAAGCAGGTTTCCACCACAGAcgaagagacatcatcaaaccTTTACCTCAAAGCAGTGTACACGACTCGTCGCCACGCAGGTCGTTCGTTGCACCGGTTCCCCACCACAGCACTATTATATGGGTGCTGGACAAGACTGCCGGTAATGACATCTTCGGCAAGTACCAGTTTGGCAATGAATTAGGGCGAGGGGAGTTTGGAATCACCTACAGATGCGTCCACAGGGAGACGGGGGAGGCTTTTGCGTGCAAGACCATATCGAAGAGCAAGCTGAAGACGGAGATTGATGTCGAGGATGTGAGGAGGGAGGCTGAGATCATGCGCCGTTTGCCTAAGCATCCGAATATTGTCTGCTTCAAGGAGGCTTATGAGGATAGGGAGGCAGTTTATCTTGTCATGGAGCTTTGCGAAGGCGGCGAGCTCTTTGATAGGATTGTGGCAAAAGGGCATTACACGGAGCGAGCTGCCGCCACTGTTACCAGGACAATACTTGAGATTTGCCAG gtATGCCACAAGCATGGAGTGATACATAGGGACCTGAAACCAGAGAATTTCCTTTTTGCAGATGGTAGTGAAAATGCAGAATTGAAGGCAATTGATTTCGGCCTCTCCATATTTTTCGAACCAG GTCAGAGATTCAACGAAATTGTTGGAAGTCCATATTACATGGCTCCGGAGGTGCTACGGCGTAATTATGGGCCGGAAGTTGATGTTTGGAGTTCAGGGGTTATCCTTTACATCCTACTTTGTGGAGTGCCTCCATTTTGGGCAG AAACTGAGGAAGGAATTGCACAGGCTATTGTTCGGGGTACAATAGATTTCGAGAGGGAGACATGGAAAAATGTTTCGGAGGAAGCAAAAGAACTAGTGAGGAGCATGCTTGATCCAAATCCTTGCAACAGGCTCAAAGTTGAAGAAGTCCTAG ATCATCCGTGGATAAGAAACGCGAATCAAGTTCCTAATGTTCCTCTGGGAGAAAATGTCACATTAAGGATCAAGCAGTTCTCGTTAATGAATAAGTTCAAGAAGAAAGTTCTTAGA GTGGTGGCGGATAACTTGCCAGAGGATCAAATAGATGGAATCAGACAGATATTCGAAATGATGGACATTGACAACAACGGAAACTTGACTTTTGAAGAACTTCGAGATGGTCTTGTGAAGATCGGACACAATGTCGCTGATCCTGATGTGCAGATGTTGTTGGATGCT GCGGATGCTGATGGAAATGGCACACTGAGCTGCGATGAATTCGTTATGGTGTCTGTTCACTTAAAAAAGATAGACAGCGATGAATTTCTCCATCAAGCTTTTGGCTATTTCGACAAGAATAACAGCGGATATATTGAGTTCGATGAGTTGAGAGAAGCATTGCTGGATGACAAACTTGGTCCAGATAACGAGCAGGTTATCCAAGACATCATATTCGATGTTGACTTGGACAAG GATGGGCGAATAGGTTTTGAAGAGTTTAAAGCAATGATGAAAACTGGCATGGACTGGAAAATGGCTTCTCGTCAATATTCGAGAGCATTGCTAAATGTACTTAGCCGTAAGTTGCTGAAAGACGAATCGTTACAAGCGAACTAA